Below is a genomic region from Phalacrocorax carbo chromosome 10, bPhaCar2.1, whole genome shotgun sequence.
ATCACCCTCTCCACACCAGGCTGTTTAACCAAGCTGTTTACACACAAGATGCTCATTCAGTTCAAGTACAGAAGAAatagttttttccccttcagctgGCAAGAGGCAGAGAGCTTGTCCTGAGAATACCAACGTTGCAGCCACTCCTACTGCTCAAGGTTTATACACTATGAGCAGAAGGTGACACACGTGGCCACAACCACCAGAAGCAGCCACTCCCTGAGATCCCTCGGATCCCCTAGGAAGTGTTTTCCAAAGCTGTGCCAAAAGCACCTCACTGTTACTGTAGAAAAGTTCATGAGCAAGACAGGCAGCCCGACAACTGGCTCAGGGATACCAGCTCCATTCTGCTGTCACCACCTAGCCTAGAAGTGAGGAGGGGCTGTCTGGGGAATTTTTGCATGACCAGCGCCTTTTGTGCAGACCTAGCCCTCATTCATCTTAAACCCTCCTACTCAGATGCTGGATAAGGGCATTTTATTCAGGTTGAGATTCCCAAAGGCAGGGACTAGACCAATATAAGCCTGAAGACTACATGGAGCTCACATCTTTCAGATACACAATGGAGGTTAAAACAATACACGTACAAACACTCTAAGGCAGGGGGTTCGtgcatttgttttcatctttaaCTGAATGCCAAGGGGCTCTCACAGCATCTGGAGCACTTCTaacagctgctccagcagcagatgctgctttcctgcagtgCTCAGATACAAGAAATCAGACTATTTCAAAACGAACTTCACAAAGCTTCCACTTACCGTCTGCCCATTCTCTCCTCTcgttctctctcctctctccgTCTCAAACGATCCTGGTttctcttctcttgcttttctgccactgttttctagaaaaaagTTCACATCGTATTTCAGCCATACAGTAATAGGTCAGAGAGGTCTGCAGGGAGACTACCTGAGTAGTAAGACAAAGAACTGTTTCACTGCATTTTGCTAGTTAAAATCTCCATCAAGGTTCTCATTTTCCTCACAACTTCACTACCATACATTAGTGCAAGAAATGCCACTCCCTACTCTGCTTTGAGACCTTTTGCTCTCAGAGACAAGCCTGTAAGCTTTGAGGCAAGGACTGTCTCACCATGAGTATACACAACACATAATGAAACAGTGCTCTGGCCTCATGCTAATGATCAGTCGAGGCACTGACCTCAAAATACTGCCTAGTGAATATGGCACAGGAATCACAACTCTTATTCGAGCACTCTAGAGACCTCTGTTTCCAAGCAAGGCCAGTGCCACAATTCCATTACAAACCATTCCAGAAAACTCCTAATCACTTCAGCTACTCAAGATCTTCACTGACAGCACTATGTGAAACTTCAGTTCAAGCATTTCATTAAGAGGTCTGAAAGTGCTCTTCAATAGTCAGAAATCCATGGTGACAAATTTCAAGGAAACCAATGAGAAAGAGCAATGGTAGTTGCACGCATTGAAGGAAGAAATGACAGCAGTGATCTGGTTTGACTAATTCTGAGGGTACTTAGCTACCCAGAAATCACAGAACATGTGAGGCTACCCAGATCTCCATTTGAAGTTTCAGGGATTCTACAATCAGAAATTTCTGGGGTTCTACAAGCACTCTGCAAAGAATACTGTATGAATTTAACACAAGCATTGAATGACTTCAGAACTACAAGTAGAAGGTTGAAAACAGACAAGATTACCCTCAGCTGGTCCAGTTTCTCACGAATCTGAATGAAACCCAAGTGTAATTTGCCTCCAAAGTGGTCAGCAAGACGCCGGTCGTTGTCATGGAGACCAAGATATGCTGAACAGACTTCACACACACgcagcttctgctgctggaaaCTGGATGCAGGCATTGAATTTCGGTATTCTTCCTAAAGGGAGGCAAAAAACCAGGCAAATGTCAGGGAACCATTACATAGTCCAAACCTCCAGGGAAACTCCTGCAGACTTGCCCTGCCACTGTCAAGAATCAAAAAACCACCCTCAGTATAAAGGAGGTGCCATACAAAATGCTTTGCAAGCACAACCTGACAGTCTATCCCTGCAAGCGACTAGTGACCAAGTATTTCAGAGGACAAATCCGCCCCTGCCCCAGTCAGCTATCTTCACtagataaacattttttaaaaactgttcttCATCTATGACACTACACTGCCAACTGCTTGCTGGCACATGGCCAGCTGGAACTGAAAAAGGGGATGCTGACAACACAGGAAATATATGAGGTATTTTATATATAAGGTATGAACCGTCCAGCTGTTGGTCATGTACTCAGCCTACTACTACAATTCATAGGAGAACCAAGGCCATAcctctgcctctttcttttttgctcgGACTTTCTCCACTTCCATCAGGATCTTTTGAGACTCATCAACATTTCCTTCAGCTCCCAGCTGTTCAGCTTTAGCTAGGAGCTTTCCAATGTCTTCATTCAGCTCATGCACTTTCTCTGCCTAAAGAGAATAACATGCTTTTAATAAGGCAAAAACCTTGCTAAAGCTTGCAGGATGACTCTTCCTTTTTATCTAAAAGTTATTGTTTCATAAAAGTAGTTGGTGAAAGATGACCATAGATCTCCAAAAGTCAAAGGCATCCCAAGTAAAAGGGATTGGTGGACCAAGTACAGGCAATGCAGTCACAGATagagaacaaagagaaaaactaGACATAGAGAGGGCATCATCAGTTCTGCCACACACAGTGGCACATTTCTGGCTTGCAGAACAGAACAGAGTCTGCAAAACCAgcttcagaaatgctttgtgTCGTCCCGATGAAGCAAATTCCTAAAGAGGAACCTCCATGAGCATTTACTAAGAGAAAAGACAACACTCATGGGACAGATTTACTATTCTAAGTTATTACATTAACATTAGTTTCATTGCCATGCTAAAGCAACCTGTTTTAGAGTTCATGTTTTATGCTACTATGGCCCTCTGAAGTTTTTCACAAGAATGGCCAGAGTGGCAGCATTTGAGGACAACGGCTGGAATCCACAAAGCCTTTGTGGAGTCTAACTTCCCAGTATCAGTGGTGTCAGAGACAACAGAGCACCAGTGCTCTCACACAGACTGGCAGAACAAATGGTTAATGAGAGGATGATACCTTTGCAGACACTTCAGCACTGATCTCTTCCTGTGTCTCAGCCAGGCGTTTCTTGGCCAGTTCTGTTCTCCTATCACACTCTGCGATGAAGGATTCCAGGTGATCCATCGCCTGCATTTTCAGACAAAGAAGTGTGAATAAAGATGCTACCTGTGCCAGATCTAGCTTTGACAGCCACAGCTAGCTGGTGCAATCCCTGTATAATGCACACCCAACCTCAAGAATGGAtgccttgaggaaaaaaaaaaaaacactttgcagaaaaagtaaaatttgacCCCTGCCCTTAAGTCTGTTATCTGCTTGGAACCTGACACAGTTCCTTTACTCTGACACATAATGGAATGCTCACATGAAGACTGCTTTGCACTGGAACTTCCAATGCATGAGCAACAGgtgtaaagacaaaagcagtGGAATAACATGGAAAGGGAAGACAGAATTATTCTTCCACTTGATCTGTTCCATCACAGAAAGCTAATCCTGGCAAAAGCAAAGCCACAGAGCAGGTAGCTTTTAATGTCAACTCTCCTGGGACAGGCTACCATGTTACGACGACCTGGTACAGAGCAGCAGGTGTGGGGTGCAAGGAATGCCAGAGGAGCCTCCCAGCTAGCTGTACTAATGGGGTTGCAAGGACCATTACTACTTTTACTATTTCAAGTCAGCAATCAAACCAGCATTCTGAAAGGAGCTGCACATTCTTGACAGATAACACATCAAATAACATGGCTAGCTGAAATGCCCACTGAGTCTTATTGTTCAGCCAAATAGCTTCAAGACGCAGTTTACACAAAGTAACAAAAATTTCTCCTTACTCACATCCAGCTCAAAAAACAGGTCTCTCTCTTTACTTGCAATCTCATAATCTGCTCGCAGTGCCAAGTCATGGATCTTTGTACATTCTCCCAGGTCCATTCGctgttgaaaaggaaaaatcaatgtAAGAACCTTCCATTAATTCAACAAGCAGCAGATACTTAACTCTTGCCAACTGTATCATATCAAAACCCAGCCCCTTCAGGAAAAGGAGACTCCTCTTAACCTGTCAATAACAGAACTAGCCAGAAGAACCACATGCTGGCTAGAACACCACCCCAAATGTTTTATGTCCAGTCCTGCTCCTGGTCTAGGTCACAGCACAGCCTTAGAAACTGCTATGAGTGAGCTGGGAAGCTGCAGCACACTGCAGTAGCAGCTCCTTCAATAGACCCTAACTCCAAATGCCTCCCATTACAGAGCTATAGCACAGCAAAACATACAGATTTGTACCCTGTTTAAAGCTCACCTGGAAGAGCGCATCTGTGTCAGGATGAGCCCTAGTAACATACTGAAAGATACCAAGTCACAGAACACAGACAAGTATCAAAAACAAGTGGACTTAAGGAAATAAGGGGCATGGCCAGTAGAAAAGCACAAACCCTCGCTCAGCAACAACAGACTCGTAATGCTAGAGCTAGCTCCTTCCCACAttcagctgcagccaggaattttaaaaccaaaggtAATTCCTATGCATAAGTCCATCTAATGAGAGACTTTTTGAGAGCATCTCCCTTCCCAGAAAGCTGACTTCCATGCTGCCCTTCACTCCTATTGCAGTTGACACTACttaaatttgttatttttccccaaCCTAGGAGTTAACAGCCACATGAATTGAAGTTAATTATGCTCTCAAAAATGGAAACTACATTTCAACATTATCAACATATAACAGAGAACATTTCTCTTATTCttcaaatagaaaaagaatatGGCATTTTGAAAGCCAAAATAATGAAAGGCCTAAGTGTGAGCCACAGTACAAACAGCAGGGTGCATGTCATTGCATGAAGGAACACCCCCAGCCATCCATCCTCTTCTCTCCCAGTCACCACCAGTCCCAAGAAGTCCAAACCTGAACACAGCACAACAGGTGTCACCTCactgaactgcagaaaaaagcTAAATACACCTAAATCAGGATCATCACAGAATCCCTGCGGAACATCACAAACTAGAGCTGGGGGTGCCAGGGACACCTGTGTGAAGCAATGCACTCAGACAGCAGCAATGAAGTGTTCAgaatgaagcaaagcaactaaAGCAAGCTTCACCAGGTAACACTCAGATATTTAGCAGTTATCTGTGtcattagcttttcttttttagcgAAAGAAAACAGGTCTGGAAGAGTTGCCACTATTTAGCGTCCCTCATTTTGCAGATTTACCAGAATTAGGAGGCTACAGGCAGCAGGCTACAGAAACAGCCACTGCATCCAGGAATAGTCCTGCTGAGCTCTCTAATGGTAGAAATTTAATGCCTACAAAAAAACGCATTTGGTAGTTTCAGAGCTTAATCATGTTCATCTTCAGGCAAGCATCTTTAAAGAACGCTAGTGAGCCACTGTTGTTTTACCACAAAAATCACTTTCCACAACATCAGAGCATGATGTGACTTAAACCTTTTATTCTTATGGTCACTCTACTGAGATGCCTTTCCAAAATAGGGAGAAAATAGTGATATTCCATCTGATTCTCAAAGATCATAAGTATTCTTATCTGAACTCTTCTTGCAAGCTGATCCGCTAGCCTCACTTCAGAGAAGGGTCTCCAAGCCAAAACTTCAGAGAGCCAACAGTGTGCTCCATATTCCTCTCCCTGTTTGTTAAAAGGCAATGAATCTCTCAACCTCTTCCTCGAGGGGAGGACATTCAGGTTTCACCAGTATACAAACCTCAAGACTTCCTCCACTAGCCCTTCTGTCTCACAGAATCCTCTCATCTCAAGGAGGCCTGTCAGCAAATACCCACCCTTTCCAGCAGTGATCATGACTTGCTCCTGTCAACACCCTGGCTGGTTTATAAGACAAGTGTTTGGGACAGGAAAGCAGGACAGCCTGAGTAAAGATTTAACCCCCCATACAGAGAAAGATTTAATACATTTAGATGCCACTGAAAATTAGTCCTGCTTACATTTGCTGAGCAATCCACATTCCGAGGTATCTCTTATGATGTCTACGAAACTGCTAACTCTTGGAAATAATCAGAGCTACAGGGTTTCGCCTaagtaaaaaaggaaagcacagacccccccaaaacaaTTCTGCAGCCTACAGATTTCAGCTTACTCGTAACTCCCAGTGGGAGACACAATTAATTTCCTGAATGTAATTTCCATGCTACATTCTACCTTGCAGCTTTCAGACTCATCTGTCCACTTATTAGTGGAGCTAAAATTCAGGAGGATTACCAGCTGATGCCATCATCTATGAACGCGCTGCAGTACTTCCACTGATAGAAATACGCTTATCATTAGCTACAAAGCTAACTCAGTGCAGGCCACTAACAACCTACTGACAAGTCACCTGACAACAGCACACGTGCATATTAAACTAACTTGTGTTCACCCagaattttcctcctttcccatgGAGACCAAAAAGAGAACCATTATACCTTATCTAGTGATAAGTTTAGACAAGTTTCTGGAGCCAATGGCTCTTATAACCAGGAACACTGGCCCACCTAAATAAAGCAAACATCAGCATGCCTTCTGCAGCTCTCAGGAATATTCCAGAGCTTTATTTACAGTCTGGACTCCATCTCTTACTCTGCACCTGATGGTCAGTGAATGGGACTCCCTCACATTTCACTGAGCACAGCTACCCAAGGGATCCAGCTTCCTGCTAGTCTCCAATCAGCCTCCCACGCAGGACTATCTGCACATGCGAAGGATACAGAAGGATGCAGCAACAATGCCTTCAGGGGAAGGATGCAACATAATCAGCATCAGAAGGCTTGGAGCACCTGTTGGAAGTTTCCAGAAAAACCCATGGTCCTGATTTCTGCAATAATACACATCCAGAGATGGATGGTACCCCATCCAGCTGAGGCTGGTTCACCCGTGCAGCTCTTCCCTTAACAGAGCACAGTGAGGTGCGAGCAAACCTGACCAAGATCACAAGGAAAGCCTGCACAATCCAGTTAAGTTTCATTCTGGCTGGTAGCACTGACAGCTGAAATGCTGTTCCTGTTCTGGACATCACATGTTCTTTCAATACAGACCTGTGCCATCAGTACTTTTTCTTGCCCCTAAGAACCTGCTGACAGCAGCATGAGAGCTCCATAGCTGCTTAAAGGCCACCACAAGATCATCTGAATGACCCTTAAGATCGCTTGCACAGAAGCCgtcttccttcctgctcctgTGCAAGATTTGTAAGTGCAAATTCCacaggaagagggaagagacaACTCACTGCAGACAAgtaacagaaggaagagaaacagatttCTCAATATACTTGTCTGCTCCAGGAGACATGCAATGCATCCAAACACCTCAGACTTCCTCAGTGCTTTGGCGCTAGCTCTAGCAGTCACTCACATCACTTAATTCAACCCCTTCAACTCACCATTTACCTCCTTCCTGGAAACATGGCAGAACAGGTAGAAGGCAGCCTGCATATTCAAAACACAGTTTGGGTCCCCAAAAGATGTTGTAGAATCTCATGTCAAAAAATATACCCTAACAACAGTGAACTGCACAAAGGATATAGGTGGGCAGGTGAttaaacagctttaaaattctgaaacGGAAGAGAGGTGATACAGAGGACAATGGAGCGACTGCTGGAAAATACATGTGAGCTTCAAAttaataacaaataaataaagagaTATATAGAGATTGATTTTTGATTATGCATCTTACTCTGCAATAACAGCCACTGAGACGCTAAAGTGCGAGTGCTCAGAGCCGAGACAGCTTTTGCTAAACCTTTTTCTACTAGTGCTGCCACAGAGTCTTGCTATCGCAACGACAGAGGAAGGAGCACCTGCCCTCCCCTACTGTGTCAAACCCAGCTCTTGAAATAACAGCAGGAAGGGCTGTAAATAATGACGGTATCTTTACACAATCTGGTTAAGTGGATGGACAATGTGAATCACCATTTACTGTCAAACAGTGAGGGTGAAGATGGATTTCAAACATCCATATTCATCTCCATCCTGCAATTCTGTGATACAGCAACAATTACAAAAGATTTGcaccattttcttttgaaagttgGACTGCATCTTTCATCTGGGCACCTAAACTGAATACTTACTTTGCAAGATCTTGCTGTTAAAAGCCCACATCACCTTTTGCTCTCAGAGAGAGCACATGAGccaaacatttgaaaattgGCCACCTCTGTCCCCAGAGGGCAACAGTGAAGGAACTGACTCAACTGTTTCAAACCAGTCAGGCAGAGTGACACTGCTCAGTCCAACCAACTCTAAAGACAAAGTCGGCCGGAGCTGCAACCTGCCATTAGCATGCCAACCAGTAATGATGAAAAATGGCCATTCTATCAGGAGAATATCACGTGGTTGGAGAGGGGAGACGATTAAGGATTATTGCAGCTGGTGAGAAAAAATTGCTAAGCTGAAGATGTAACAGTGAACTAGAGCACCCAGGACAGCAGGCTAGCTACGATCTTGTGACCTTTGCAGGGCAAGTTTCAGACCCTAACATCTCAAACTGCTAAAAGAGAAAGAATCTTGCAACTTCACATGGGAttgtgagaggaaaaaaaaaatgtttcaagcaAACTCTGAGAGCTCCTGACTTCAGCAGTTCCATACACAGGTCACAGAAACTGAAGTTAAAATTGTGACTGCTCCTTGGGCACAGAAAGTCTGATCTGTTCTAGAAGTAACCTACGATGCACTAATGAGCCCTGAACAGCTCTACCAACACCTGTCTCGCCAGAATTCCTTATTACAGAGAATATACTTACTGTTCCAGCCAGGATATCATGAGGACAGCAATCCAGAAGGTGGCTCTTGCAAACGCGATCGTCTGTAAACTTCACCCTTTGTCTGGTTTCATCTCCTGAAAttcatttgtggttttaaatAAGGAGACATTAGAATACTGATAAGAGAACAAAGATGTCAGTATGATCATTTCACCTCTATATGCAGATTAAAATACTTGGTGTTCCTGCTCCCCAAAATTACTCAAAAAAGCTTAGAGGGTAACAGGATATTCTGGAACACTTATAATTGGCAAGAAACACTACTT
It encodes:
- the LUC7L gene encoding putative RNA-binding protein Luc7-like 1 isoform X1, whose protein sequence is MSAQAQMRALLDQLMGTARDGDETRQRVKFTDDRVCKSHLLDCCPHDILAGTRMDLGECTKIHDLALRADYEIASKERDLFFELDAMDHLESFIAECDRRTELAKKRLAETQEEISAEVSAKAEKVHELNEDIGKLLAKAEQLGAEGNVDESQKILMEVEKVRAKKKEAEEEYRNSMPASSFQQQKLRVCEVCSAYLGLHDNDRRLADHFGGKLHLGFIQIREKLDQLRKTVAEKQEKRNQDRLRRREEREREERMGRRSGSRNRDRRRSRSRDRRRRRSRSASRERRKSRSRSRERHRRHRSRSRSHSRGHRRGSRDRSSKHKSSRDRSSREKSRDRERKEKSSSERRHESTNGKSRSKRSEEREAGEI
- the LUC7L gene encoding putative RNA-binding protein Luc7-like 1 isoform X3 — encoded protein: MDLGECTKIHDLALRADYEIASKERDLFFELDAMDHLESFIAECDRRTELAKKRLAETQEEISAEVSAKAEKVHELNEDIGKLLAKAEQLGAEGNVDESQKILMEVEKVRAKKKEAEEEYRNSMPASSFQQQKLRVCEVCSAYLGLHDNDRRLADHFGGKLHLGFIQIREKLDQLRKTVAEKQEKRNQDRLRRREEREREERMGRRSGSRNRDRRRSRSRDRRRRRSRSASRERRKSRSRSRERHRRHRSRSRSHSRGHRRGSRDRSSKHKSSRDRSSREKSRDRERKEKSSSERRHESTNGKSRSKRSEEREAGEI
- the LUC7L gene encoding putative RNA-binding protein Luc7-like 1 isoform X2 yields the protein MSAQAQMRALLDQLMGTARDGDETRQRVKFTDDRVCKSHLLDCCPHDILAGTRMDLGECTKIHDLALRADYEIASKERDLFFELDAMDHLESFIAECDRRTELAKKRLAETQEEISAEVSAKAEKVHELNEDIGKLLAKAEQLGAEGNVDESQKILMEVEKVRAKKKEAEEEYRNSMPASSFQQQKLRVCEVCSAYLGLHDNDRRLADHFGGKLHLGFIQIREKLDQLRKTVAEKQEKRNQDRLRRREEREREERMGRRSGSRNRDRRRSRSRDRRRRRSRSASRERRKSRSRSRERHRRHRSRSRSHSRGHRRGSRDRSSKHKKEVWTIRK